A genomic segment from Limosilactobacillus sp. encodes:
- the rplO gene encoding 50S ribosomal protein L15, with protein MKLNELKPAAGSRSKRLRKGRGLSSGHGFTSGRGTKGQKAHGKTRLGFEGGQMPLYRQIPKRGFTNINRKEYAIVNLTALNKFDDGTEVTPEVLVESGLVKNLKSGVKVLGSGKLEKKLTVKANKFSASAVSAIEAAGGKTEVM; from the coding sequence ATGAAGTTAAATGAATTGAAGCCTGCAGCAGGTTCTCGTTCAAAGCGTCTTCGCAAGGGTCGTGGCCTTTCCTCAGGTCATGGTTTCACTTCTGGACGTGGTACGAAGGGTCAAAAGGCTCATGGTAAGACTCGTCTGGGCTTTGAAGGTGGCCAGATGCCACTCTACCGGCAGATTCCAAAGCGTGGTTTCACCAACATCAACCGCAAGGAATACGCCATTGTTAACCTGACTGCTCTGAACAAGTTCGATGACGGTACTGAAGTTACCCCAGAAGTACTTGTTGAAAGCGGTCTGGTTAAGAACCTCAAGAGTGGTGTTAAGGTTCTTGGTAGCGGCAAGCTCGAAAAGAAGTTAACTGTTAAGGCTAACAAGTTTTCTGCTTCTGCAGTTTCTGCAATTGAAGCTGCCGGCGGTAAAACTGAGGTGATGTAA
- the rpmD gene encoding 50S ribosomal protein L30 translates to MAKVKVTLIHSVAHREPTQRKTVKALGLGKIGSSNILPDNAATRGQIFKVAHLVSIEEVK, encoded by the coding sequence ATGGCTAAAGTTAAAGTTACCTTAATCCACAGTGTTGCCCACCGCGAACCAACTCAGCGGAAGACTGTTAAGGCTTTAGGCCTTGGCAAGATCGGCAGTTCTAACATCCTGCCAGACAACGCCGCAACACGTGGTCAAATTTTCAAGGTTGCACACTTAGTTTCCATTGAAGAAGTTAAGTAA
- the rpsE gene encoding 30S ribosomal protein S5, protein MTSSEFIDPAKLDLDDQVVAINRITKVVKGGRRMRFAALVIVGDRKGHVGFGTGKAQEVPEAIRKAQAAAEKNLIEVPIVGTTIPHEAIGVYGGGRIMLKPAVEGSGVTAGGAVRNVMDLAGIADVTSKRLGSNTPINVVRATFEGLKQLKSAEEVAQLRGVSVDHLAK, encoded by the coding sequence ATGACATCATCAGAATTCATTGATCCAGCAAAGTTGGACTTAGACGATCAAGTTGTTGCCATCAACCGGATTACCAAGGTTGTTAAGGGTGGTCGTCGGATGCGTTTTGCTGCCTTAGTTATCGTTGGTGATCGTAAGGGTCACGTTGGTTTCGGTACTGGTAAGGCGCAAGAAGTTCCGGAAGCCATTCGGAAGGCCCAAGCTGCTGCTGAAAAGAACCTGATTGAAGTGCCAATCGTTGGTACGACGATTCCACACGAAGCAATTGGTGTTTACGGTGGTGGCCGCATCATGCTGAAGCCAGCCGTTGAAGGTTCTGGGGTTACTGCCGGTGGTGCGGTACGTAACGTTATGGACCTGGCCGGAATCGCCGATGTTACTTCCAAGCGTCTTGGTTCAAATACTCCTATTAACGTTGTTCGTGCAACGTTCGAAGGTTTGAAGCAATTGAAGAGTGCTGAAGAAGTTGCTCAACTTCGTGGCGTTTCAGTTGACCACTTAGCAAAGTAA
- the rplR gene encoding 50S ribosomal protein L18, translating into MISKPDKNKIRQRRHMRVRGKISGTAERPRLSVYRSNKNIYAQLIDDVKGVTLASASTMDSEVSGKTKTEQASGVGALIAKRAAAKNIENVVFDRGGYLYHGRVEALATAARENGLKF; encoded by the coding sequence GTGATTTCTAAACCAGATAAGAACAAGATCCGTCAACGCCGTCACATGCGCGTTCGCGGTAAGATTTCTGGTACTGCGGAGCGCCCACGCTTAAGTGTTTACCGTTCAAACAAAAACATTTACGCTCAATTAATTGATGACGTAAAGGGTGTGACGCTCGCTAGTGCCTCCACAATGGACAGTGAAGTTAGTGGCAAGACGAAGACTGAGCAAGCTAGTGGTGTTGGTGCATTGATCGCCAAGCGCGCTGCTGCCAAGAACATTGAAAATGTTGTCTTCGACCGTGGTGGCTACCTCTACCATGGCCGTGTTGAAGCCCTGGCTACTGCTGCTCGTGAAAACGGACTTAAATTCTAA
- the rplF gene encoding 50S ribosomal protein L6, whose protein sequence is MSRIGYKEIDLPKGVEVSQDGNVVTVKGPKGTLSREISPLITMTVEDNVVKFDRAEDTNKLKMLHGTTRANVNNMVEGVVNGYKKVLKLVGVGYRAQFKGTKLILTVGYSNPVEMDKPEDIDINVPDNTTIELSSINKEHLGDFAAQVRAVRSPEPYKGKGIRYENEHIIRKEGKTGK, encoded by the coding sequence ATGAGTCGTATTGGTTACAAGGAAATTGACCTGCCAAAGGGCGTTGAAGTTTCCCAAGACGGTAACGTCGTAACTGTTAAGGGTCCTAAGGGTACTTTATCCCGTGAAATCTCACCACTGATCACGATGACTGTTGAAGACAACGTTGTTAAGTTTGATCGTGCTGAAGATACCAACAAGCTGAAGATGCTGCACGGTACTACCCGGGCTAACGTTAACAACATGGTTGAAGGGGTTGTTAATGGTTACAAGAAGGTTCTGAAGCTGGTCGGTGTTGGTTACCGTGCTCAATTCAAGGGCACCAAGCTGATCCTGACTGTTGGTTACTCCAACCCAGTTGAAATGGACAAGCCTGAGGACATTGACATCAATGTTCCTGACAACACTACCATCGAACTGAGCTCCATCAACAAGGAACACCTTGGTGATTTTGCTGCCCAAGTTCGTGCTGTTCGCTCACCTGAACCATACAAGGGTAAGGGTATTCGTTACGAGAACGAACACATCATCCGTAAGGAAGGTAAGACTGGTAAGTAA
- the rpsH gene encoding 30S ribosomal protein S8 codes for MSMSDPIADFLTRIRNANMAHHESVEAPASKMKKDIAEILKNEGFIRDVEYVDDNKQGIIRVFLKYGKDGQRVISGLKRISKPGLRSYVKADAVPKVLNGLGIAIISTSEGVVTDKVARAKNVGGEVIAYVW; via the coding sequence ATGTCTATGAGTGATCCAATTGCAGATTTCTTAACGCGGATTCGTAACGCCAACATGGCTCACCACGAATCAGTTGAGGCACCTGCATCAAAGATGAAGAAGGACATCGCTGAAATCTTAAAGAACGAAGGTTTCATTCGCGATGTTGAATATGTTGACGATAACAAGCAAGGCATCATCCGTGTATTCTTGAAGTACGGAAAAGACGGCCAACGGGTTATTTCCGGCTTGAAGCGGATTTCTAAGCCTGGTTTACGCTCATACGTTAAGGCTGACGCTGTGCCGAAGGTTCTTAACGGTTTAGGAATTGCCATCATCTCCACTTCTGAGGGCGTTGTAACTGACAAGGTTGCTCGTGCAAAGAACGTTGGTGGCGAAGTTATCGCTTACGTTTGGTAA
- a CDS encoding type Z 30S ribosomal protein S14, producing the protein MAKKSMIAKCNRPAKFSSREYTRCARCGRPHSVYRKFHLCRICLRELAHKGQIPGLKKASW; encoded by the coding sequence TTGGCTAAAAAATCAATGATTGCTAAGTGCAACCGTCCCGCTAAGTTCTCAAGTCGTGAATACACGCGTTGTGCACGTTGTGGACGTCCGCACTCAGTTTACCGTAAATTCCACCTATGCCGGATTTGCTTACGAGAACTTGCCCACAAGGGACAAATTCCTGGTTTGAAGAAGGCTAGCTGGTAA
- the rplE gene encoding 50S ribosomal protein L5, with the protein MENRLKAKYESEIRPALIEKFNYSSVMQAPKVDKIVLNMGVGDATTNSKNLDEAVEELGLIAGQKPLITKAKKSIAGFRLREGMPIGAKVTLRGERMYDFLDKLINVALPRVRDFHGVSNKAFDGRGNYTLGIHEQLIFPEIDYDKVNRVRGLDVVIVTTAQSDEESHELLAQLGMPFAK; encoded by the coding sequence ATGGAAAACCGTTTGAAAGCTAAATACGAAAGTGAAATTCGCCCAGCTTTAATTGAAAAGTTCAACTACTCTTCAGTTATGCAAGCACCTAAGGTTGACAAGATCGTTCTGAACATGGGTGTTGGTGATGCTACTACCAATTCCAAGAACCTGGATGAAGCCGTTGAAGAACTTGGCCTGATCGCCGGTCAAAAGCCACTGATCACCAAGGCTAAGAAGTCCATCGCCGGCTTCCGTCTGCGTGAAGGAATGCCAATTGGTGCCAAGGTTACCCTGCGTGGTGAACGGATGTACGATTTCTTGGACAAGTTAATCAACGTTGCCCTGCCACGGGTTCGTGACTTCCATGGTGTTTCCAACAAGGCCTTTGATGGTCGTGGGAACTACACCCTCGGTATTCATGAACAATTAATTTTCCCAGAAATCGATTACGACAAGGTAAACCGTGTTCGTGGTCTGGACGTTGTTATCGTTACGACTGCCCAGAGTGATGAAGAATCACACGAATTGCTCGCCCAACTCGGCATGCCATTTGCTAAATAA
- the rplX gene encoding 50S ribosomal protein L24 has product MFIKTGDKVRVIAGKDKGKEGSVKKIFAADNRVIVEGINKIKKHQKPNNANPNGGIIDTEAPINASNVMLIDPSTNEPTRVGYKFVDGKKVRVAKKSGKTLD; this is encoded by the coding sequence ATGTTTATTAAGACAGGTGACAAAGTTCGCGTTATCGCCGGTAAGGACAAGGGTAAGGAAGGTAGCGTTAAGAAGATTTTCGCTGCTGACAACCGGGTCATTGTTGAAGGCATTAACAAGATTAAGAAACACCAGAAGCCAAACAACGCTAACCCAAACGGTGGGATTATCGACACGGAAGCCCCAATCAACGCTTCTAACGTTATGCTGATTGATCCTTCAACTAACGAACCAACCCGCGTCGGTTACAAGTTCGTTGACGGCAAGAAGGTTCGCGTTGCCAAGAAGTCTGGCAAGACCCTCGACTAA
- the rplN gene encoding 50S ribosomal protein L14 yields the protein MIQQESRLKVADNSGAREILVIKILGGSRVKTGNIGDIIVATVKQATPGGVVKKGDVVKAVVVRTKHGLHRKDGSYIKFDENAAVLINNDKSPKGTRIFGPIARELRGDDFMKIVSLAPEVL from the coding sequence GTGATTCAACAGGAAAGTCGGTTGAAAGTCGCTGACAACTCCGGTGCGCGTGAAATCTTGGTTATCAAGATCTTGGGCGGTTCCCGAGTTAAGACTGGTAATATTGGTGACATTATTGTTGCTACTGTAAAGCAGGCAACACCAGGTGGCGTTGTTAAGAAGGGTGACGTTGTTAAGGCCGTTGTCGTACGGACTAAGCATGGTCTGCACCGTAAGGATGGTTCATACATCAAGTTTGACGAAAACGCCGCTGTTCTGATTAACAATGACAAGAGCCCTAAGGGTACCCGTATTTTTGGCCCAATCGCTCGTGAGCTCCGTGGTGACGACTTCATGAAGATCGTTTCACTGGCTCCAGAAGTTCTGTAA
- the rpsQ gene encoding 30S ribosomal protein S17, which produces MSEERNARKVYQGRVVSDKMDKTITVVVDTYKSAPVYGKRVRYSKKYYAHDENNEAKTGDTVQIMETRPLSAKKRFRLVKIVEKAATL; this is translated from the coding sequence ATGAGTGAAGAACGTAATGCACGTAAGGTTTACCAAGGCCGCGTTGTTTCTGACAAGATGGACAAGACCATCACTGTCGTAGTTGACACTTACAAGAGTGCTCCTGTCTACGGCAAGCGTGTACGTTACTCAAAGAAGTACTACGCTCACGATGAAAACAACGAAGCTAAGACCGGCGACACTGTACAAATCATGGAAACTCGGCCTCTGTCAGCTAAGAAGCGTTTCCGTCTTGTAAAGATTGTCGAAAAGGCTGCTACCCTTTAA
- the rpmC gene encoding 50S ribosomal protein L29 → MKSKDYVQELNGLTTDKLLDREKELKEQLFNLRFQLATGQLENTASLKQVRKDIARVKTVLRQQELNK, encoded by the coding sequence ATGAAAAGTAAAGATTACGTACAAGAACTGAATGGATTAACCACTGACAAGCTACTTGATCGTGAGAAGGAATTGAAGGAACAATTGTTTAACTTACGTTTCCAGTTAGCAACCGGCCAATTGGAAAACACTGCAAGTCTGAAGCAAGTACGTAAGGACATTGCACGGGTTAAGACAGTTCTTCGTCAACAAGAATTAAACAAATAA
- the rplP gene encoding 50S ribosomal protein L16, which translates to MLVPKRVKHRKVQRGHMRGEAKGGKTVTFGEFGLQALDSHWISNRQIEAARIAMTRYMKRGGKVWIKIFPQLSYTSKGVGVRMGNGKGAPEGWVAPVKRGKVMFEVGGVSEEVAREALRLAGHKLPVRTKIVQREEVGGQSNEK; encoded by the coding sequence ATGCTAGTACCAAAGCGAGTAAAGCACCGTAAGGTTCAACGTGGTCACATGCGTGGTGAAGCTAAGGGTGGCAAGACTGTTACCTTTGGTGAATTTGGTTTGCAAGCCCTTGATTCTCATTGGATCAGCAACCGTCAAATCGAAGCTGCCCGTATCGCCATGACCCGTTACATGAAGCGTGGTGGGAAGGTTTGGATCAAGATCTTCCCTCAACTCTCCTACACCAGCAAGGGTGTCGGTGTCCGGATGGGTAATGGTAAAGGTGCTCCAGAAGGCTGGGTTGCCCCAGTTAAGCGCGGCAAGGTAATGTTTGAAGTAGGGGGCGTTTCTGAAGAAGTCGCTCGCGAAGCTTTACGTCTTGCCGGTCACAAGTTGCCAGTTCGCACTAAGATCGTACAACGTGAGGAAGTAGGTGGACAATCTAATGAAAAGTAA
- the rpsC gene encoding 30S ribosomal protein S3, with protein sequence MGQKINPNGFRVGVIRDWTAKWYADQNFADYLNEDLRIRKYIEKRLAEASVSTVEIERAANRVNVSIHTAKPGMVIGKGGSEVEALRKELNKLTGKRVHINIVEIKKPDLDAHLVGESIARQLEARIAFRRAMRGAMQRAMRAGAKGIKTQVAGRLNGADMSRVESYSDGTVPLHTLRADIDYSWDEAHTTYGVLGIKTWIYRGEVLPAKKEANDDEQGGK encoded by the coding sequence GTGGGTCAAAAGATCAATCCTAATGGTTTTCGTGTCGGAGTCATTCGCGATTGGACCGCAAAGTGGTACGCTGACCAAAACTTTGCCGACTACCTGAACGAAGACCTTCGGATCCGTAAGTACATTGAAAAGCGACTTGCTGAAGCCTCTGTATCAACCGTTGAAATTGAACGTGCCGCAAACCGCGTCAACGTTTCAATTCACACTGCCAAGCCAGGAATGGTAATTGGTAAGGGTGGTTCAGAAGTTGAAGCACTTCGGAAGGAATTAAACAAGTTAACTGGCAAGCGTGTCCACATCAACATTGTGGAAATCAAGAAGCCAGACTTGGATGCACACCTGGTTGGTGAAAGCATCGCTCGTCAACTGGAAGCTCGGATTGCTTTCCGTCGGGCAATGCGTGGAGCTATGCAGCGGGCAATGCGTGCCGGTGCCAAGGGTATCAAGACCCAGGTTGCTGGTCGTCTGAATGGTGCCGACATGTCTCGGGTTGAATCATACTCAGACGGTACTGTTCCGCTTCATACTCTTCGTGCAGATATTGACTACTCTTGGGACGAAGCACACACCACTTACGGTGTCTTAGGTATCAAGACCTGGATTTACCGTGGTGAAGTTCTTCCTGCCAAGAAGGAAGCTAACGATGATGAACAAGGAGGGAAGTAA
- the rplV gene encoding 50S ribosomal protein L22, producing the protein MAENITSAKATAKMVRVAPRKVRLVLDAIRGKSVAEAFAILKFSTRGAASDVQKVLNSAVANAENNFDLDRASLVVSEAYANEGPTLKRFRPRAKGSASPINKRTSHITVVVTER; encoded by the coding sequence ATGGCTGAAAACATCACATCTGCTAAGGCAACCGCCAAGATGGTGCGGGTTGCTCCCCGGAAGGTTCGTCTGGTTTTAGACGCAATCCGTGGTAAGAGCGTTGCCGAAGCATTCGCTATTCTGAAGTTCTCCACCCGTGGTGCCGCTTCAGATGTTCAAAAAGTATTAAATTCTGCTGTTGCAAACGCTGAAAACAACTTTGACTTAGACCGGGCTTCATTGGTTGTTAGCGAAGCTTATGCGAACGAAGGACCAACCTTAAAGCGGTTCCGTCCACGTGCAAAGGGTTCTGCTTCACCAATTAACAAGCGGACTAGTCACATCACAGTGGTTGTTACAGAACGATAG
- the rpsS gene encoding 30S ribosomal protein S19 — MGRSLKKGPFADASLLKKVKAQEGSEKKTVIKTWSRRSTIFPSFIGYTFAVYDGRKHVPVYVQEDMVGHKLGEFVPTRTFRGHATDDKKTGK, encoded by the coding sequence ATGGGTCGTAGTTTGAAGAAGGGACCTTTCGCTGATGCTTCACTGCTGAAGAAGGTTAAGGCTCAAGAAGGTTCTGAAAAGAAGACTGTCATCAAGACTTGGTCACGTCGTTCCACCATTTTCCCTAGTTTCATCGGCTACACTTTTGCCGTTTACGATGGTCGGAAGCACGTACCAGTTTACGTACAAGAAGACATGGTTGGCCACAAGTTAGGTGAATTCGTACCAACGCGGACTTTCCGTGGTCACGCCACTGATGACAAGAAGACTGGTAAGTAA
- the rplB gene encoding 50S ribosomal protein L2 — protein sequence MGIRKYKPTTNGRRNMNGYDFADITKTTPEKSLLAPLKHTAGRNSYGHITVRHRGGGVKRQYRIIDFKRIKDDVPATVKAIEYDPNRTANIALLVYADGTKSYIIAPKGLKVGMTVQSGPDADIKVGNALPLKNIPVGTIIHNIELKPGKGGQIARSAGASAQLLGKEEKYVLVRLSSGEVRMVLATCRATIGTVGNDEHALLIKGKAGRTRYAGQRPHVRGSVMNPNDHPHGGGEGKQPVGLPSPLSPWGKKTVGKKTRSHKARSNKFIVRGRKRGPHTR from the coding sequence GTGGGAATTCGTAAGTATAAACCTACTACTAACGGTCGCCGGAACATGAACGGCTACGACTTCGCGGACATCACGAAGACGACCCCTGAAAAGTCATTACTGGCCCCATTAAAGCACACCGCCGGCCGTAACAGTTACGGACACATTACTGTTCGTCACCGTGGTGGTGGAGTTAAGCGTCAATACCGGATCATTGACTTCAAGCGGATCAAGGACGATGTTCCAGCAACTGTTAAGGCCATCGAATACGACCCTAACCGGACTGCTAACATTGCGCTCCTGGTTTACGCTGACGGTACTAAGTCATACATCATTGCTCCTAAGGGCTTAAAGGTTGGCATGACCGTTCAGTCAGGTCCAGATGCTGATATCAAGGTTGGTAACGCTCTTCCATTGAAGAACATTCCAGTTGGTACCATCATTCACAACATTGAATTAAAGCCAGGCAAGGGTGGCCAAATCGCCCGTTCAGCTGGTGCCTCCGCACAGCTGCTTGGTAAGGAAGAAAAGTACGTTCTGGTTCGTCTTTCTTCTGGTGAAGTTCGGATGGTTCTGGCTACTTGCCGTGCAACTATCGGGACTGTTGGTAACGACGAACACGCCCTCTTAATCAAGGGTAAGGCTGGTCGGACCCGTTACGCTGGTCAACGTCCACACGTTCGTGGTTCTGTTATGAACCCTAATGATCACCCACATGGTGGTGGTGAAGGTAAGCAACCAGTTGGTTTACCATCTCCTCTGTCTCCATGGGGTAAGAAGACCGTTGGTAAGAAGACCCGTTCACACAAGGCTCGTTCAAACAAGTTCATTGTTCGTGGTCGGAAGCGCGGTCCACATACTCGTTAA
- the rplW gene encoding 50S ribosomal protein L23, which translates to MEARDIILRPVVTEASMAGMDDKRYTFDVDLRATKTQVKNAVEEIFGVKVVKVNIMNLKGKKKRQGRYVGYTKRRRKAIVTLSADSDEIKLFNDNSEN; encoded by the coding sequence ATGGAAGCACGCGACATTATTTTACGTCCAGTTGTTACCGAAGCCTCAATGGCCGGCATGGACGACAAGCGTTACACGTTCGATGTTGATTTACGAGCAACCAAGACGCAAGTTAAGAACGCCGTTGAAGAAATTTTCGGTGTTAAGGTTGTTAAGGTTAACATCATGAACCTGAAGGGTAAGAAGAAGCGTCAAGGCCGTTACGTTGGCTACACGAAGCGCCGTCGCAAGGCAATCGTTACGCTCTCTGCTGATTCAGACGAAATCAAGCTGTTCAACGACAACAGTGAAAACTAA
- the rplD gene encoding 50S ribosomal protein L4: MTSVNLYKQDGSQNGTIELNAAVFGIEPNQNAEFDAILRQRASLRQGTHAVKNRSAVSGGGKKPWRQKGTGRARQGSIRSPQFRGGGIVFGPTPRSYKYSLPRKVRQLAIKSALSQKVQDDSLVVVDALNFDAPKTKEFAAAMSNLNVAEKALVVVTDDDKNAALSARNLANATVVTPAGVNILNVADAQKVVITKSALSQVEEVLA; encoded by the coding sequence ATGACTAGCGTTAATTTGTACAAGCAAGATGGTAGCCAAAACGGCACCATTGAACTGAACGCCGCTGTATTCGGCATCGAACCTAACCAAAACGCTGAATTCGATGCTATCCTGCGTCAACGCGCTTCACTGCGTCAGGGTACTCACGCCGTTAAGAACCGTTCCGCCGTTAGCGGTGGTGGTAAGAAGCCATGGCGTCAAAAGGGTACTGGTCGTGCTCGTCAGGGATCCATTCGTTCACCACAATTCCGTGGTGGTGGTATTGTCTTCGGACCTACTCCACGTTCCTACAAGTACAGCCTGCCACGCAAGGTTCGTCAGCTGGCTATCAAGTCTGCTCTTTCCCAGAAGGTTCAAGACGACAGCCTGGTAGTTGTTGATGCTCTGAACTTTGATGCACCAAAGACCAAGGAATTCGCAGCTGCAATGAGCAACTTAAACGTTGCTGAAAAGGCACTGGTTGTTGTTACTGATGATGACAAGAACGCTGCCTTATCTGCTCGCAACTTGGCTAACGCAACCGTTGTTACTCCAGCCGGTGTTAACATCTTAAACGTTGCTGATGCACAGAAGGTTGTCATCACCAAGTCTGCTCTTTCTCAAGTAGAGGAGGTGCTCGCATAA
- the rplC gene encoding 50S ribosomal protein L3: MAKGILGKKVGMTQVFTDNGELVPVTVIDVTPNVVMQIKTVENDGYSAVQLGFDDKREILSNKPEQGHAAKANTTPKRFIGEIRDAELGDIKVGDEVKADVFSEGETVDVTGTTKGHGYQGNIHKDNQSRGPMAHGSRYHRRPGSLGAIINRVFKGMKLPGRMGNKTVTMQHLQVVKVDLDNNVLLIKGNVPGANKSYVTIKNSVKANTKKSLSKQHNK; this comes from the coding sequence ATGGCCAAAGGAATCTTAGGTAAAAAGGTTGGTATGACTCAAGTCTTCACTGACAACGGTGAATTGGTACCAGTTACTGTTATCGACGTAACGCCAAACGTTGTTATGCAAATCAAGACCGTTGAAAACGATGGTTACAGCGCTGTTCAACTTGGTTTTGACGACAAGCGCGAAATCTTGAGCAACAAGCCTGAACAAGGTCATGCAGCAAAAGCAAATACGACCCCTAAGCGCTTCATCGGTGAAATCCGTGACGCTGAATTAGGGGATATCAAAGTCGGCGACGAAGTCAAGGCAGACGTCTTCTCTGAAGGTGAAACTGTCGACGTTACGGGTACTACCAAGGGTCATGGTTACCAAGGTAACATCCACAAGGATAACCAATCTCGTGGACCTATGGCGCACGGTTCTCGTTACCACCGTCGTCCTGGTTCTCTGGGTGCCATCATTAACCGGGTATTCAAGGGTATGAAGCTCCCAGGCCGGATGGGTAACAAGACTGTTACGATGCAACACTTACAAGTTGTTAAGGTCGACTTAGACAATAACGTTCTGTTGATCAAGGGTAACGTTCCGGGCGCTAACAAGTCCTACGTTACGATCAAGAACTCTGTGAAGGCTAACACCAAGAAGAGCCTGAGCAAGCAACACAACAAATAA
- the rpsJ gene encoding 30S ribosomal protein S10 has protein sequence MAKQKIRIRLKAYEHRILDESADKIVNTAKRTGAQISGPIPLPTERTIYTVIRSPHKFKKSREQFEMRTHKRLIDIIDPTPKTVDSLMKLDLPSGVDIEIKL, from the coding sequence ATGGCAAAACAAAAGATTCGTATTCGGTTAAAGGCTTATGAACACCGTATTCTCGATGAATCTGCTGATAAGATCGTGAATACCGCTAAGCGGACAGGTGCTCAAATCTCAGGTCCAATCCCGTTACCAACTGAACGGACTATCTACACGGTTATCCGTTCACCACACAAGTTCAAGAAGTCTCGGGAACAGTTTGAAATGCGGACCCACAAGCGTTTGATCGACATCATCGACCCAACGCCAAAGACGGTTGACTCATTAATGAAGCTCGACCTGCCAAGTGGTGTTGACATCGAAATCAAGCTGTAA